A genome region from Tursiops truncatus isolate mTurTru1 chromosome 15, mTurTru1.mat.Y, whole genome shotgun sequence includes the following:
- the NUDT16L1 gene encoding tudor-interacting repair regulator protein, with protein sequence MSAAAVPELKQISRVEAMRLGPGWSHSCHAMLYAANPGQLFGRIPMRFSVLMQMRFDGLLGFPGGFVDRRFWSLEDGLNRVLGLGLGCLRLTEADYLSSHLTEGPHRVVAHLYARQLTLEQLHAVEISAVHSRDHGLEVLGLVRVPLYTQKDRVGGFPNFLSNAFISTAKYQLLFALKVLNMMPEEKLAEALAAATEKQKKALEKLLPSSS encoded by the exons ATGTCGGCGGCGGCGGTTCCGGAGCTGAAGCAGATCAGCCGGGTGGAGGCGATGCGTCTGGGGCCGGGCTGGAGCCACTCGTGCCACGCCATGCTGTACGCCGCAAACCCCGGGCAACTCTTCGGCCGCATCCCCATGCGCTTCTCGGTGCTG ATGCAGATGCGCTTCGACGGACTGCTGGGCTTCCCCGGGGGCTTCGTGGACCGGCGCTTCTGGTCGCTGGAGGACGGACTGAATCGggtgctgggcctgggcctgggctgcCTGCGCCTCACGGAGGCCGACTACTTGAGCTCACACCTGACCGAGGGCCCGCACCGCGTCGTGGCGCACCTGTACGCGCGGCAGCTGACGCTGGAGCAGCTGCATGCTGTGGAGATCAGCGCGGTGCACTCGCGGGATCACGGCCTGGAG GTGCTGGGGCTCGTGCGCGTCCCACTGTACACCCAGAAGGACCGAGTCGGTGGCTTTCCCAACTTCCTGAGCAACGCTTTCATCAGCACAGCCAAGTACCAGCTCCTCTTTGCTCTCAAGGTGCTCAACATGATGCCCGAGGAAAAGCTGGCTGAAGCTTTGGCTGCGGCCACAGAAAAGCAGAAGAAGGCCCTAGAGAAGCTGCTCCCATCTTCCTCCTGA